From Anopheles darlingi chromosome 2, idAnoDarlMG_H_01, whole genome shotgun sequence, the proteins below share one genomic window:
- the LOC125959696 gene encoding uncharacterized protein LOC125959696, translating into MMKRRSVWTYDETLEMLSIMHEQESLKAMNGRPFRRDKAFRLVNEELAQRGYLLRDPKKVEHRWKNLKRKYFEILKDPKLSEADTFLYFDEIDLLMKGETPKQGSIRPQGKYNNPVEESPNLHAHLTIRGGSVDDEVEKSRKELTKPIQQRRQSQRTTKGKSSRYDMEDDLLRSSPMAAGKPAEDIVYRNQRLLIDYQFELYSTAQKESDETFLQMSRQLMDESNDRFNSILYELLPRQTGNSEEDRLK; encoded by the exons ATGATGAAGAGACGAAGCGTATGGACGTACGATGAAACGCTGGAGATGCTCAGCATCATGCACGAACAGGAAAGTCTGAAAGCCATGAACGGCAGACCGTTTCGGAGGGATAAAGCGTTCCGCTTGGTCAACGAGGAACTGGCACAGCGCGGCTACCTTCTGCGGGATCCCAAAAAAGTAGAGCATCGATGGAAAAATCTGAAACGGAAATACTTTGAGATACTCAAGGACCCGAAGCTCTCGGAGGCGGACACTTTTCTGTACTTTGATGAAATTGATCTGCTGATGAAAGGCGAAA CTCCCAAGCAAGGATCAATTCGGCCTCAGGGCAAGTATAATAACCCGGTTGAGGAATCACCCAATTTGCACGCTCATCTAACCATCCGAGGCGGAAGCGTTGATGATGAGGTTGAAAAGAGTCGCAAAGAACTGACCAAACCGATCCAGCAAAGGCGACAGTCCCAGCGCacaacgaaaggaaaatcgaGCCGCTATGACATGGAAGACGATCTGCTTCGCTCGTCCCCGATGGCTGCGGGAAAGCCAGCTGAAGATATAGTATATCGGAATCAACGGCTGCTCATAGATTATCAGTTTGAGTTGTACAGCACAGCGCAAAAAGAATCGGACGAAACGTTTTTACAAATGAGCCGCCAATTGATGGACGAAAGCAATGACCGTTTCAATTCCATTCTGTACGAACTGTTGCCAAGACAGACCGGTAATAGTGAAGAAGATCGTCTAAAATAG
- the LOC125959674 gene encoding neprilysin-2 isoform X3 gives MDIVNPSWWRRRTALEKVLTLISVVCGVAVVALIISLLTVVLSDRIQSESNPSSAQPLTGGRRGKALSQHPNAYNGVGDKSTDNVCLSPGCIHSASKALEQMDPEVEPCDDFYNYACGKFVKETVIPDEKVSVNTFSVIGDRLQQQLRALVSDEISESEATPFKLAKNLYKLCMNKTRIEEKGIKPLLDILDNLGGWPVLKGQDWDLDSSWSWVKSVKDFRNNGYSTDYFFDFSIGSDLKNSTRRIIDTDQASLGISREYLVKGMENPIVSAYYNYMVDMAVLLGAEEDRAKRELMDSLNFEMALANISLPNEKRRNATALYNPMTVKEFQQRYPYTDWLEYFNAILKDTGIAIDENEVIIVSVPSFMKELGPLLQNTPKRVMANYVMWRISGFSSFFLTEKLRKRQLQYSTALSGKQEQEPRWKECVEITSGSLPISVGALYIRKYFREESKRAALDMVNDIKGVFVDILKKVDWMDEITRESALEKVSTMATHIGYPDELMNDTKIAEYYKDLEFQPESNYLNTILYMNQFGTTKAFKKLRQPVNKTDWITHSRPAIVNAFYSSIENSIQFPAGILQGQFFSYDRPKYMNYGAIGFVIGHEITHGFDDQGRQFDKNGNLVDWWQADTKTAYLEKARCIIEQYGNYTEPNVKLNLNGINTQGENIADNGGIKEAYYAYRKWAEKNGPEPRLPGLNLSPEQLFWLSAAQTWCSVYRPETMKMRITTGVHSPGQFRVLGPMSNMHEFAKDFNCPAASPMNPEHKCEVW, from the exons ATGGACATCGT GAATCCCAGCTGGTGGCGCCGTCGGACCGCCCTGGAAAAGGTTCTTACGCTTATCAGTGTAGTCTGCGGGGTAGCCGTAGTGGCGTTGATCATCTCGCTCCTGACGGTGGTTTTGTCGGACAGAATACAGA GTGAAAGCAACCCCTCGTCTGCTCAGCCACTAACCGGCGGAAGGAGAGGTAAAGCACTGTCGCAGCATCCGAACGCTTACAACGGTGTCGGAGATAAGAGCACCGACAATGTTTGTCTTTCACCCGGTTGTATTCATTCTG CATCGAAGGCACTTGAGCAAATGGACCCAGAAGTGGAACCGTGTGACGATTTCTACAATTATGCGTGCGGAAAATTCGTAAAAGAAACCGTTATCCCAGACGAGAAGGTATCGGTTAACACATTCTCTGTGATTGGTGAtcggttgcagcaacagctgcgaGCCCTGGTCAGCGACGAAATCAGCGAGTCGGAAGCGACCCCATTTAAGCTGGCCAAGAACCTGTATAAACTTTGCATGAACAAAA CTCGGATCGAGGAGAAGGGCATTAAACCACTCTTGGACATTCTGGATAATCTGGGTGGATGGCCAGTTCTGAAAGGACAAGACTGGGATCTGGACTCATCCTGGTCTTGGGTCAAATCGGTGAAAGATTTTCGCAATAACGGATACAGTACGGATTATTTCTTCGACTTTTCCATCGGCAGTGATTTGAAGAACTCTACTCGACGCATCATCGAC ACCGATCAGGCTTCACTGGGTATCAGTCGAGAATATCTGGTGAAGGGCATGGAAAATCCTATCGTTTCTGCTTACTATAACTACATGGTGGATATGGCCGTCCTGCTTGGAGCGGAAGAGGACCGAGCAAAGCGCGAGTTGATGGATTCACTGAATTTCGAAATGGCTCTGGCTAACATTTCACTGCCAAACGAGAAAAGACGTAACGCAACCGCCCTGTATAATCCAATGACCGTGAAGGAGTTCCAACAACGCTATCCCTACACCGATTGGTTGGAGTATTTCAACGCCATCCTTAAAGATACCGGTATCGCgatcgatgaaaatgaagtgaTCATCGTGAGTGTACCAAGCTTCATGAAGGAGCTGGGCCCACTGCTACAGAACACGCCCAAGCGAGTGATGGCGAACTATGTGATGTGGCGCATCAGCgggttttcctcgtttttcctCACCGAAAAACTTCGCAAACGTCAACTGCAGTACAGTACGGCTTTGAGTGGCAAACAGGAGCAGGAACCAAGGTGGAAGGAGTGCGTCGAAATCACGTCGGGCAGTTTGCCCATATCGGTCGGTGCGCTGTATATTCGCAAATACTTCCGCGAGGAATCGAAACGAGCTGCGTTGGACATGGTGAACGATATAAAGGGCGTATTCGTGGACATTTTGAAAAAGGTCGATTGGATGGACGAGATTACGCGTGAGTCAGCGCTAGAGAAGGTTTCAACCATGGCCACCCATATCGGATATCCGGATGAGCTTATGAACGACACCAAGATTGCCGAGTACTACAAGGACCTTGAGTTTCAGCCAGAAAGCAACTACCTAAATACAATTCTCTATATGAACCAATTTGGTACGACGAAAGCATTCAAGAAACTACGCCAGCCTGTTAACAAGACTGATTGGATCACTCACTCCAGGCCTGCCATCGTAAATGCTTTCTATTCGTCCATTGAGAACAGTATTC AATTCCCAGCGGGTATCCTGCAGGGTCAGTTTTTCTCCTACGATCGCCCCAAGTATATGAATTACGGTGCTATTGGTTTCGTAATTGGACACGAGATCACTCACGGGTTCGACGATCAGGGCCGACAGTTCGACAAGAATGGTAATCTTGTTGATTGGTGGCAAGCCGATACGAAGACGGCCTATCTGGAGAAGGCACGTTGCATTATCGAGCAGTATGGCAATtacaccgaaccgaatgtGAAGCTCAACCTCAACGGTATTAACACGCAAGGTGAAAACATTGCCGATAACGGAGGCATCAAGGAGGCGTACTACGCTTACCGCAAGTGGGCCGAAAAGAATGGTCCCGAGCCGCGGCTACCGGGCCTAAACCTGAGTCCCGAACAACTTTTCTGGTTATCCGCTGCGCAAACCTGGTGCTCGGTATATCGCCCGGAAACCATGAAGATGCGTATCACCACTGGGGTGCACTCACCGGGACAGTTCCGTGTGCTCGGTCCTATGAGCAATATGCACGAATTTGCAAAGGACTTTAACTGCCCCGCCGCTTCACCCATGAACCCTGAGCATAAATGTGAAGTGTGGTAG
- the LOC125959676 gene encoding ATPase family AAA domain-containing protein 3A homolog, whose product MSWLFGYKSQVPPQGAGADGGGPEPPGPPPSAGAGAGQAAGDANLTKAERKAMEAYRFDSSALERAAEAARTLERSKHAREALELSKMQEGTRQQEYMAKVKEYEAHIEASKVEQKRVDHDERRKTLAEETKQQQQRAQYQDQLARKRYEEQLAQQQRVQEENLRKQEESVAKQEAMRRKTIEHEMELREKNKMKLLEAELRAKAKVDRENRDLTLEQIRLKAEENRITVMEGIKTAGAVLGQGATALLTDWNKVATTVGGLSLLALGIYTAKGATGVTARYVEARIGKPSLVNETSRFSLLEALKHPIDTVKQLKNKPTDALQGVVLQPKLEERLRDIAIATKNTKNNQGLYRNILMHGPPGTGKTMFAKRLAMHSGMDYAIMTGGDVGPMGRDAVTAIHKVFDWANTSRRGLLLFIDEADAFLRKRSSEQISEDMRSALNAFLYRTGEQNPRFMMVLASNTPEQFDYAINDRLDEMVEFTLPGPEERERLIRLYFDKFVLQPAAEGKKRFKVEQWDYSAVCSKMAKMCEGMSGREISKLGVSWQAACYASEEGVLTEQMVVDRCEAAARQHRQKMAWLSEQEKLDHKSITGGKGFLTQ is encoded by the exons ATGTCGTGGCTGTTTGGATATAAAAGTCAGGTACCGCCGCAAGGggccggtgccgatggcgGTGGTCCCGAACCGCCCGGACCGCCACCTTCAGCGGGTGCCGGTGCGGGACAGGCGGCTGGCGATGCGAACCTCACGAAGGCGGAAAGAAAGGCCATGGAAGCGTATCGGTTCGATTCTTCAGCCCTGGAACGAGCGGCCGAAGCGGCGCGCACGCTGGAGCGATCAA AACATGCCCGCGAGGCTCTGGAATTGTCGAAGATGCAGGAAGGCACCCGCCAGCAGGAATATATGGCGAAGGTGAAAGAGTACGAGGCGCATATCGAAGCCTCCAAGGTAGAGCAAAAGCGAGTAGATCATGATGAGCGCCGGAAAACGCTCGCTGAGGagacaaagcagcagcaacagcgggcGCAGTATCAGGATCAGCTGGCGAGAAAGCGATACGAGGAGCAGCTcgcccagcagcaacgggtGCAGGAGGAAAATCTGCGAAAGCAAGAGGAGAGCGTAGCGAAGCAGGAGGCTATGCGTCGGAAAACGATCGAGCACGAAATGGAGCTGCgtgaaaagaacaaaatgaaactccTGGAAGCTGAGCTGCGGGCGAAAGCAAAAGTGGATCGCGAAAACCGCGATCTCACACTGGAACAGATTCGGTTGAAGGCCGAAGAGAACCGTATTACCGTGATGGAGGGCATCAAAACGGCCGGTGCCGTGCTAGGACAAGGGGCGACCGCCCTGCTTACTGATTGGAACAAGGTCGCCACTACGGTCGGTGGACTTTCGTTGTTGGCGCTCGGTATCTACACGGCTAAAGGTGCCACGGGAGTAACGGCCCGTTACGTAGAGGCCCGCATAGGCAAACCATCGCTCGTCAACGAAACATCTCGTTTCTCGCTTCTGGAAGCTCTCAAGCACCCGATCGATACGGTGAAGCAACTCAAGAACAAGCCCACGGATGCCCTGCAGGGAGTTGTTTTGCAACCAAAGCTGGAAGAACGGCTGCGAGATATTGCGATTGCAacgaaaaatacgaaaaataaCCAGGGACTCTACCGGAACATTTTGATGCACGGACCACCGGGAACAGGCAAGACGATGTTTGCGAAACGACTAGCAATGCATTCGGGAATGGATTATGCCATCATGACGGGTGGCGATGTCGGTCCGATGGGCCGCGATGCAGTAACAGCCATCCACAAAGTTTTCGATTGGGCTAACACGAGCCGTCGAGGTTTACTGTTGTTCATCGATGAAGCCGATGCGTTCCTCCGGAAACGATCTTCAGAGCAAATCTCTGAAGATATGCGCTCGGCACTGAACGCATTCCTATACCGCACCGGAGAACAGAATCCGCGCTTTATGATGGTGCTGGCATCGAACACTCCTGAACAGTTCGATTACGCCATCAACGATCGGTTGGATGAAATGGTCGAGTTTACGCTGCCCGGTCCCGAAGAACGCGAACGGCTTATACGGTTATACTTTGACAAATTTGTCCTGCAACCAGCGGCTGAAGGCAAAAA GCGATTCAAGGTAGAACAATGGGACTATAGTGCGGTCTGTAGTAAGATGGCTAAGATGTGCGAGGGCATGTCCGGACGAGAGATATCGAAGCTGGGTGTTTCGTGGCAGGCCGCCTGCTACGCCTCGGAAGAGGGTGTGCTGACGGAACAGATGGTAGTAGACCGTTGCGAGGCAGCCGCACGACAGCATCGGCAAAAGATGGCTTGGCTATCGGAGCAAGAGAAACTAGACCACAAATCTATCACCGGTGGCAAGGGATTCCTCACGCAATAG
- the LOC125959674 gene encoding neprilysin-2 isoform X1, translated as MIMIEELRRARNSIFDPDDIPIGYEHFSGKNPSWWRRRTALEKVLTLISVVCGVAVVALIISLLTVVLSDRIQSESNPSSAQPLTGGRRGKALSQHPNAYNGVGDKSTDNVCLSPGCIHSASKALEQMDPEVEPCDDFYNYACGKFVKETVIPDEKVSVNTFSVIGDRLQQQLRALVSDEISESEATPFKLAKNLYKLCMNKTRIEEKGIKPLLDILDNLGGWPVLKGQDWDLDSSWSWVKSVKDFRNNGYSTDYFFDFSIGSDLKNSTRRIIDTDQASLGISREYLVKGMENPIVSAYYNYMVDMAVLLGAEEDRAKRELMDSLNFEMALANISLPNEKRRNATALYNPMTVKEFQQRYPYTDWLEYFNAILKDTGIAIDENEVIIVSVPSFMKELGPLLQNTPKRVMANYVMWRISGFSSFFLTEKLRKRQLQYSTALSGKQEQEPRWKECVEITSGSLPISVGALYIRKYFREESKRAALDMVNDIKGVFVDILKKVDWMDEITRESALEKVSTMATHIGYPDELMNDTKIAEYYKDLEFQPESNYLNTILYMNQFGTTKAFKKLRQPVNKTDWITHSRPAIVNAFYSSIENSIQFPAGILQGQFFSYDRPKYMNYGAIGFVIGHEITHGFDDQGRQFDKNGNLVDWWQADTKTAYLEKARCIIEQYGNYTEPNVKLNLNGINTQGENIADNGGIKEAYYAYRKWAEKNGPEPRLPGLNLSPEQLFWLSAAQTWCSVYRPETMKMRITTGVHSPGQFRVLGPMSNMHEFAKDFNCPAASPMNPEHKCEVW; from the exons ATGATAATGATTGAAGAATTGCGTAGAGCGCGCAATTCCATTTTCGACCCGGATGACATCCCCATCGGGTACGAACATTTCAGCGGCAA GAATCCCAGCTGGTGGCGCCGTCGGACCGCCCTGGAAAAGGTTCTTACGCTTATCAGTGTAGTCTGCGGGGTAGCCGTAGTGGCGTTGATCATCTCGCTCCTGACGGTGGTTTTGTCGGACAGAATACAGA GTGAAAGCAACCCCTCGTCTGCTCAGCCACTAACCGGCGGAAGGAGAGGTAAAGCACTGTCGCAGCATCCGAACGCTTACAACGGTGTCGGAGATAAGAGCACCGACAATGTTTGTCTTTCACCCGGTTGTATTCATTCTG CATCGAAGGCACTTGAGCAAATGGACCCAGAAGTGGAACCGTGTGACGATTTCTACAATTATGCGTGCGGAAAATTCGTAAAAGAAACCGTTATCCCAGACGAGAAGGTATCGGTTAACACATTCTCTGTGATTGGTGAtcggttgcagcaacagctgcgaGCCCTGGTCAGCGACGAAATCAGCGAGTCGGAAGCGACCCCATTTAAGCTGGCCAAGAACCTGTATAAACTTTGCATGAACAAAA CTCGGATCGAGGAGAAGGGCATTAAACCACTCTTGGACATTCTGGATAATCTGGGTGGATGGCCAGTTCTGAAAGGACAAGACTGGGATCTGGACTCATCCTGGTCTTGGGTCAAATCGGTGAAAGATTTTCGCAATAACGGATACAGTACGGATTATTTCTTCGACTTTTCCATCGGCAGTGATTTGAAGAACTCTACTCGACGCATCATCGAC ACCGATCAGGCTTCACTGGGTATCAGTCGAGAATATCTGGTGAAGGGCATGGAAAATCCTATCGTTTCTGCTTACTATAACTACATGGTGGATATGGCCGTCCTGCTTGGAGCGGAAGAGGACCGAGCAAAGCGCGAGTTGATGGATTCACTGAATTTCGAAATGGCTCTGGCTAACATTTCACTGCCAAACGAGAAAAGACGTAACGCAACCGCCCTGTATAATCCAATGACCGTGAAGGAGTTCCAACAACGCTATCCCTACACCGATTGGTTGGAGTATTTCAACGCCATCCTTAAAGATACCGGTATCGCgatcgatgaaaatgaagtgaTCATCGTGAGTGTACCAAGCTTCATGAAGGAGCTGGGCCCACTGCTACAGAACACGCCCAAGCGAGTGATGGCGAACTATGTGATGTGGCGCATCAGCgggttttcctcgtttttcctCACCGAAAAACTTCGCAAACGTCAACTGCAGTACAGTACGGCTTTGAGTGGCAAACAGGAGCAGGAACCAAGGTGGAAGGAGTGCGTCGAAATCACGTCGGGCAGTTTGCCCATATCGGTCGGTGCGCTGTATATTCGCAAATACTTCCGCGAGGAATCGAAACGAGCTGCGTTGGACATGGTGAACGATATAAAGGGCGTATTCGTGGACATTTTGAAAAAGGTCGATTGGATGGACGAGATTACGCGTGAGTCAGCGCTAGAGAAGGTTTCAACCATGGCCACCCATATCGGATATCCGGATGAGCTTATGAACGACACCAAGATTGCCGAGTACTACAAGGACCTTGAGTTTCAGCCAGAAAGCAACTACCTAAATACAATTCTCTATATGAACCAATTTGGTACGACGAAAGCATTCAAGAAACTACGCCAGCCTGTTAACAAGACTGATTGGATCACTCACTCCAGGCCTGCCATCGTAAATGCTTTCTATTCGTCCATTGAGAACAGTATTC AATTCCCAGCGGGTATCCTGCAGGGTCAGTTTTTCTCCTACGATCGCCCCAAGTATATGAATTACGGTGCTATTGGTTTCGTAATTGGACACGAGATCACTCACGGGTTCGACGATCAGGGCCGACAGTTCGACAAGAATGGTAATCTTGTTGATTGGTGGCAAGCCGATACGAAGACGGCCTATCTGGAGAAGGCACGTTGCATTATCGAGCAGTATGGCAATtacaccgaaccgaatgtGAAGCTCAACCTCAACGGTATTAACACGCAAGGTGAAAACATTGCCGATAACGGAGGCATCAAGGAGGCGTACTACGCTTACCGCAAGTGGGCCGAAAAGAATGGTCCCGAGCCGCGGCTACCGGGCCTAAACCTGAGTCCCGAACAACTTTTCTGGTTATCCGCTGCGCAAACCTGGTGCTCGGTATATCGCCCGGAAACCATGAAGATGCGTATCACCACTGGGGTGCACTCACCGGGACAGTTCCGTGTGCTCGGTCCTATGAGCAATATGCACGAATTTGCAAAGGACTTTAACTGCCCCGCCGCTTCACCCATGAACCCTGAGCATAAATGTGAAGTGTGGTAG
- the LOC125959687 gene encoding aurora kinase C-like — MASNKENRKVFTVTKKENERNGDGPGNALSGPPPGSKVNAVRVTKIVEDRSNGVFKTPQIPPPPPAAAPTNISGNKPPTVEAGSEDRTKTASDSSSKEGPQQSTAANSGQQTKPVKKVWTLSNFDIGRPLGKGKFGNVYLAREKETKFVIALKVLFKKQVHAQGIEHQVRREIEIQSHLRHPNILRMYGYFHDETRIYLILEYAPGGTLFKEQQQQPGKRFPEKRSANFIYSLVSALTYLHERNVIHRDIKPENLLLGHGGELKIADFGWSVHEPTSSRTTLCGTVDYLSPEMVQGQPHTKTVDLWSLGVLAYELLCGKAPFLATTYEETYRKIIKVQYTVPSDISKPAAHLISRLLVREPEKRMPLENIASHPWITLLVEKK; from the exons ATGGCAAGTAACAAAGAAAATCGCAAAGTGTTCACCGTgacaaagaaggaaaatgagCGGAATGGCGATGGTCCGGGAAACGCTTTATCGGGGCCCCCGCCGGGTTCGAAAGTAAATGCTGTACGTGTGACCAAAATCGTTGAAGATCGTTCCAACGGTGTCTTCAAGACGCCGCAGatccctcctccacctccagctgctgcaccgaCCAACATCAGCggaaacaaaccaccaacggTAGAGGCAGGAAGTGAAGATCGCACCAAGACTGCTAGTGATTCGTCGTCGAAAGAGGGCCCACAACAGAGTACTGCCGCCAATAGTGGCCAACAAACGAAACCGGTGAAAAAAGTGTGGACGTTGAGCAACTTCGATATCGGACGTCCGTTAGGAAAGGGCAAATTTGGTAATGTTTATCTCgcaagggaaaaggaaacaaagtTCGTCATCGCTCTGAAGGTGCTGTTTAAGAAACAG GTCCACGCGCAAGGTATCGAACACCAAGTGCGGCGTGAGATTGAAATCCAATCACATTTACGCCACCCGAACATACTGCGCATGTACGGTTACTTTCACGATGAAACACGCATCTATCTCATCCTGGAGTACGCCCCGGGCGGCACATTGTttaaggagcagcagcagcaaccgggaaAACGTTTCCCCGAAAAGCGCAGCGCCAACTTCATCTACTCACTCGTATCCGCTCTTACTTATCTGCACGAACGTAATGTTATTCATCGAGACATCAAGCCGGAAAATTTGTTGCTTGGACACGGGGGCGAGCTGAAGATAGCCGACTTTGGGTGGTCGGTACACGAACCTACCTCATCGCGAACCACGCTCTGTGGAACGGTGGACTATTTGTCACCGGAGATGGTGCAGGGTCAGCCGCATACGAAAACCGTGGACCTGTGGAGCTTGGGTGTGCTGGCTTACGAGTTACTTTGCGGCAAGGCGCCATTCCTTGCTACCACCTACGAAGAAACCTATCGCAAGATCATTAAAGTGCAGTACACTGTGCCATCGGATATATCGAAACCGGCTGCCCATCTGATCTCACGGTTGCTTGTCCGGGAGCCGGAAAAACGCATGCCGCTAGAGAACATCGCCTCACACCCTTGGATTACACTGCTGGTCGAGAAGAAATGA
- the LOC125959674 gene encoding neprilysin-2 isoform X2, producing MTTTMQTVIKNPSWWRRRTALEKVLTLISVVCGVAVVALIISLLTVVLSDRIQSESNPSSAQPLTGGRRGKALSQHPNAYNGVGDKSTDNVCLSPGCIHSASKALEQMDPEVEPCDDFYNYACGKFVKETVIPDEKVSVNTFSVIGDRLQQQLRALVSDEISESEATPFKLAKNLYKLCMNKTRIEEKGIKPLLDILDNLGGWPVLKGQDWDLDSSWSWVKSVKDFRNNGYSTDYFFDFSIGSDLKNSTRRIIDTDQASLGISREYLVKGMENPIVSAYYNYMVDMAVLLGAEEDRAKRELMDSLNFEMALANISLPNEKRRNATALYNPMTVKEFQQRYPYTDWLEYFNAILKDTGIAIDENEVIIVSVPSFMKELGPLLQNTPKRVMANYVMWRISGFSSFFLTEKLRKRQLQYSTALSGKQEQEPRWKECVEITSGSLPISVGALYIRKYFREESKRAALDMVNDIKGVFVDILKKVDWMDEITRESALEKVSTMATHIGYPDELMNDTKIAEYYKDLEFQPESNYLNTILYMNQFGTTKAFKKLRQPVNKTDWITHSRPAIVNAFYSSIENSIQFPAGILQGQFFSYDRPKYMNYGAIGFVIGHEITHGFDDQGRQFDKNGNLVDWWQADTKTAYLEKARCIIEQYGNYTEPNVKLNLNGINTQGENIADNGGIKEAYYAYRKWAEKNGPEPRLPGLNLSPEQLFWLSAAQTWCSVYRPETMKMRITTGVHSPGQFRVLGPMSNMHEFAKDFNCPAASPMNPEHKCEVW from the exons ATGACCACAACAATGCAAACGGTTATCAA GAATCCCAGCTGGTGGCGCCGTCGGACCGCCCTGGAAAAGGTTCTTACGCTTATCAGTGTAGTCTGCGGGGTAGCCGTAGTGGCGTTGATCATCTCGCTCCTGACGGTGGTTTTGTCGGACAGAATACAGA GTGAAAGCAACCCCTCGTCTGCTCAGCCACTAACCGGCGGAAGGAGAGGTAAAGCACTGTCGCAGCATCCGAACGCTTACAACGGTGTCGGAGATAAGAGCACCGACAATGTTTGTCTTTCACCCGGTTGTATTCATTCTG CATCGAAGGCACTTGAGCAAATGGACCCAGAAGTGGAACCGTGTGACGATTTCTACAATTATGCGTGCGGAAAATTCGTAAAAGAAACCGTTATCCCAGACGAGAAGGTATCGGTTAACACATTCTCTGTGATTGGTGAtcggttgcagcaacagctgcgaGCCCTGGTCAGCGACGAAATCAGCGAGTCGGAAGCGACCCCATTTAAGCTGGCCAAGAACCTGTATAAACTTTGCATGAACAAAA CTCGGATCGAGGAGAAGGGCATTAAACCACTCTTGGACATTCTGGATAATCTGGGTGGATGGCCAGTTCTGAAAGGACAAGACTGGGATCTGGACTCATCCTGGTCTTGGGTCAAATCGGTGAAAGATTTTCGCAATAACGGATACAGTACGGATTATTTCTTCGACTTTTCCATCGGCAGTGATTTGAAGAACTCTACTCGACGCATCATCGAC ACCGATCAGGCTTCACTGGGTATCAGTCGAGAATATCTGGTGAAGGGCATGGAAAATCCTATCGTTTCTGCTTACTATAACTACATGGTGGATATGGCCGTCCTGCTTGGAGCGGAAGAGGACCGAGCAAAGCGCGAGTTGATGGATTCACTGAATTTCGAAATGGCTCTGGCTAACATTTCACTGCCAAACGAGAAAAGACGTAACGCAACCGCCCTGTATAATCCAATGACCGTGAAGGAGTTCCAACAACGCTATCCCTACACCGATTGGTTGGAGTATTTCAACGCCATCCTTAAAGATACCGGTATCGCgatcgatgaaaatgaagtgaTCATCGTGAGTGTACCAAGCTTCATGAAGGAGCTGGGCCCACTGCTACAGAACACGCCCAAGCGAGTGATGGCGAACTATGTGATGTGGCGCATCAGCgggttttcctcgtttttcctCACCGAAAAACTTCGCAAACGTCAACTGCAGTACAGTACGGCTTTGAGTGGCAAACAGGAGCAGGAACCAAGGTGGAAGGAGTGCGTCGAAATCACGTCGGGCAGTTTGCCCATATCGGTCGGTGCGCTGTATATTCGCAAATACTTCCGCGAGGAATCGAAACGAGCTGCGTTGGACATGGTGAACGATATAAAGGGCGTATTCGTGGACATTTTGAAAAAGGTCGATTGGATGGACGAGATTACGCGTGAGTCAGCGCTAGAGAAGGTTTCAACCATGGCCACCCATATCGGATATCCGGATGAGCTTATGAACGACACCAAGATTGCCGAGTACTACAAGGACCTTGAGTTTCAGCCAGAAAGCAACTACCTAAATACAATTCTCTATATGAACCAATTTGGTACGACGAAAGCATTCAAGAAACTACGCCAGCCTGTTAACAAGACTGATTGGATCACTCACTCCAGGCCTGCCATCGTAAATGCTTTCTATTCGTCCATTGAGAACAGTATTC AATTCCCAGCGGGTATCCTGCAGGGTCAGTTTTTCTCCTACGATCGCCCCAAGTATATGAATTACGGTGCTATTGGTTTCGTAATTGGACACGAGATCACTCACGGGTTCGACGATCAGGGCCGACAGTTCGACAAGAATGGTAATCTTGTTGATTGGTGGCAAGCCGATACGAAGACGGCCTATCTGGAGAAGGCACGTTGCATTATCGAGCAGTATGGCAATtacaccgaaccgaatgtGAAGCTCAACCTCAACGGTATTAACACGCAAGGTGAAAACATTGCCGATAACGGAGGCATCAAGGAGGCGTACTACGCTTACCGCAAGTGGGCCGAAAAGAATGGTCCCGAGCCGCGGCTACCGGGCCTAAACCTGAGTCCCGAACAACTTTTCTGGTTATCCGCTGCGCAAACCTGGTGCTCGGTATATCGCCCGGAAACCATGAAGATGCGTATCACCACTGGGGTGCACTCACCGGGACAGTTCCGTGTGCTCGGTCCTATGAGCAATATGCACGAATTTGCAAAGGACTTTAACTGCCCCGCCGCTTCACCCATGAACCCTGAGCATAAATGTGAAGTGTGGTAG